From Marivirga harenae, one genomic window encodes:
- a CDS encoding DUF3703 domain-containing protein, translating into MNFNYKFPDGLRPYYEKELSEFRMKLNAQHYQLAWRHLERAHIIGQAFPFQHSYVHWLMLNFGFKIKDFKEIVGQIPRLLVGGVKSFVGKIPVGNTGGANVPPLQPMEIPSDLQLILEKA; encoded by the coding sequence ATGAATTTTAACTATAAATTTCCGGATGGTTTAAGGCCTTACTATGAGAAGGAACTTAGCGAATTTAGAATGAAACTTAATGCACAGCATTACCAACTTGCTTGGAGGCATTTAGAACGAGCTCACATCATTGGACAGGCATTTCCCTTTCAACATTCCTATGTGCATTGGTTAATGTTGAACTTTGGATTTAAGATCAAAGATTTTAAAGAAATTGTAGGTCAAATTCCAAGGCTATTGGTGGGCGGAGTAAAATCTTTTGTCGGAAAAATTCCCGTTGGAAATACAGGAGGTGCTAATGTACCACCATTGCAACCAATGGAAATTCCTTCTGACTTACAGTTGATCTTGGAAAAAGCTTAA
- a CDS encoding glycosyltransferase, whose product MIFAFFSLVIMLYGLALLFASKTWKSLPQLNESGELKSVAIIIPFRNESKNLDSLLKSLSGLDYPEELLEVILINDHSNDDFKKIIQSFEANFPFKIIVLSLSGILNGKKSAIAEGIKHAEAEIILTSDADCVFPVDWVKNMQAPFGIEKIQLVSGSVVFKSNNFQSKIFQIEFAPLIGTGAVSIELSNPSMANGANLAVRKSIFEELNPYADNLAIPSGDDIFLLQKIKSEYPGGIFFQKEAVVETIAPENLNLFYKQRKRWAAKWSATANLKDSLPALSVWSFHLIYITAVFYSLINFEFLILLPIIIFKILTEGLFISLILKSQKQKFSLFAFGLLQLFYSFYVVIFGLLANFGSYSWKERKYNSNERSGNRFNG is encoded by the coding sequence GTGATTTTTGCATTTTTCTCTTTAGTTATTATGCTCTATGGATTAGCCTTGCTTTTCGCCTCTAAAACATGGAAGAGTTTGCCTCAATTAAATGAAAGTGGAGAACTTAAATCCGTAGCAATAATAATTCCTTTTAGGAATGAGTCCAAAAATTTAGATAGTTTGCTCAAAAGTCTGTCTGGTTTAGATTATCCAGAGGAATTATTGGAAGTGATTTTGATTAATGATCATTCTAATGATGATTTCAAAAAAATCATTCAATCCTTTGAAGCTAATTTTCCCTTTAAGATTATAGTCCTTAGTCTGTCTGGAATCTTAAATGGAAAAAAATCAGCTATTGCAGAGGGTATTAAACATGCAGAGGCAGAGATCATTTTGACTTCCGATGCAGATTGTGTTTTTCCAGTGGATTGGGTAAAGAATATGCAGGCACCCTTCGGAATTGAGAAAATTCAGTTAGTTAGTGGGAGTGTCGTGTTCAAGTCTAATAATTTCCAATCCAAAATATTTCAAATAGAATTTGCACCTTTGATAGGAACGGGTGCAGTCAGTATCGAGCTCAGTAATCCTAGCATGGCAAATGGTGCCAATTTGGCTGTTAGAAAATCCATCTTTGAAGAACTAAACCCCTATGCTGATAATTTAGCAATACCATCTGGGGATGATATTTTCTTGTTGCAGAAAATTAAATCTGAATATCCTGGTGGTATATTTTTTCAAAAGGAAGCGGTAGTCGAAACAATTGCTCCGGAAAATTTAAATCTGTTTTATAAACAAAGAAAGCGTTGGGCTGCTAAATGGAGTGCTACGGCTAACTTGAAAGACAGTTTACCTGCATTATCGGTATGGTCCTTTCATTTAATTTATATCACGGCTGTCTTTTATAGTTTAATTAACTTTGAATTTTTGATTCTTTTACCGATCATTATTTTTAAAATTCTTACGGAAGGGCTATTTATTTCACTTATTCTAAAGTCTCAAAAACAAAAGTTTAGTTTATTCGCTTTTGGTTTATTGCAGTTGTTTTATAGTTTTTATGTTGTGATATTTGGTCTATTAGCCAATTTTGGGAGCTACAGTTGGAAAGAAAGAAAATATAATAGTAATGAACGATCAGGAAATCGATTTAATGGATGA
- a CDS encoding lysylphosphatidylglycerol synthase domain-containing protein, translating to MKKYLLIGLKVFITLLVLIFLYEKISADPSGFIAAFKLFNQNIVVLFVVIFLMPFNWLMEVLKWKYSIQPITQITMSNAVIGVLAGVALGFVTPHAIGDYFAKVFSITHQDRKKALGLILISRMMQMLPTALFGLLALFIYSQRSLVEIEIPFSITYPFLSILGFIIIIIFILLFLKRKHPKIHEYIEPVNRMGFKLITILTGLSFLRYLIFSTQFLLLLSVLNLKIDVFLQFMGIAFMFLAKSVLPTFNFLSDLGIREFSVALFFDSLNVEVAPIIASGLILWLINIALPALVGLFFIPQLKLKNT from the coding sequence TTGAAAAAATATCTGCTGATTGGCCTTAAAGTCTTTATAACACTATTGGTGCTGATTTTTTTATATGAAAAAATTAGTGCAGACCCATCAGGCTTTATTGCTGCCTTCAAATTATTTAATCAAAATATAGTTGTTTTGTTTGTAGTCATATTCCTAATGCCATTTAATTGGTTGATGGAAGTTTTGAAATGGAAATACTCCATTCAACCTATTACCCAAATCACGATGTCAAATGCAGTAATTGGGGTTTTGGCGGGAGTCGCACTTGGATTTGTGACACCCCACGCCATAGGAGATTATTTCGCTAAAGTGTTTTCAATAACTCATCAAGACCGGAAAAAGGCATTAGGATTGATCTTAATTTCTCGCATGATGCAAATGCTACCTACTGCTTTGTTTGGGTTGTTAGCCTTATTCATTTATTCTCAGAGGAGCTTGGTCGAGATTGAAATTCCTTTTTCTATCACTTATCCATTTTTAAGCATTTTGGGTTTTATAATTATAATTATTTTCATTCTCTTATTCTTGAAGCGAAAACACCCAAAAATTCACGAATATATCGAGCCTGTCAACAGGATGGGCTTCAAACTGATCACCATTTTAACGGGGCTATCCTTTCTCAGGTACTTAATCTTTAGTACTCAATTTCTACTCTTGTTATCTGTTTTGAACCTAAAAATCGATGTCTTTCTACAATTTATGGGTATAGCTTTCATGTTTTTAGCTAAATCCGTTCTCCCAACTTTTAATTTCTTAAGTGATTTGGGAATTAGGGAATTTAGCGTAGCCTTATTCTTCGACAGTCTAAATGTAGAAGTTGCACCGATTATCGCCTCTGGGTTGATTTTATGGCTGATAAATATTGCTTTGCCCGCATTAGTGGGATTATTTTTTATTCCTCAACTTAAATTGAAAAATACGTGA